The segment ACGAGCAACCTGGCCTGGCCGCGGTCGGGCGAGCTCGACATGATGGAGATGGGCGGCAAGCAGACGTTCCGGGATCTGCACGACACGCACAACGGCGGCGCCGGGACCGACGACGCCACCGTCAACGAGGCGGTGTCGGCCAACGCGATCTTCTACACCGACGCCGCGGTGAACCCGGACAACCCGACCGGTGCGGCGAGCCTGTCCTACGACCCGAACGACCAGTACGCGCGGCCGTACTTCGACCAGGTCGACGGTCTGGTCGAACGCTTCCTCGTGTACCGGCTGTACTGGGACGACACCTCACTCCGCTTCGTCGTCGTCGACGACGGGGTGGAGCACGACCTCTTCGCGGCGCCGTTCACCATCGACACCGAGGCGGACGAGTTCCGCGAGCCGTTCTACTTCCTGATCAACTGCGCGGTCGGTGGCGCCTTCACCGATGCCGCGGTCCTGGGCGAGGGCGGCGCGCCGATCACCATGCCGTTGCCCGCGGAGATGTTCGTCGACTACGTGCGCGTCTACGAGTGGAACGGTCAGGGCGAGGTCGCGCTGGGTCCGCCGGCCTTCCGCCAGGGATCGGTGGGTCTGTACACCGAGACCACCCCGACGGTCTCCGAGCTCGTGCCGACCGAGAGCTCGGAGATCTACGTGTGGGAGAACACGCTCCAGCCGGGGACGATCGCCCCCTTCGAGGGCGACGACGTCCTGGCCTGGCGCACGAACGGAACGGGCTGGTTCGGCGCCGGGATCATGGCGAGGCAGCCCCTGAACGTCTTCGACTTCGGCGAGGGCACCCTGAACTTCCGCGTGAAGATGCCGGCGAACGTGACCTTCGAGGTCGGGATCATCGACGCGTGGGGCAATCAGAGCTACGTCGAATTCCCGGCCTTCCAGACGAAGTACGGACTGGTGCGTGACGGCGAGTGGGGCCAGGCGATGATCCCGGTGAGCGACATCCGCGGCACGGCCATCGATCTGCGCATGCTGAGCTACGGCTTCGTGATCCTCGAACGCAACGGGACCCCGGCCGAGTTCGCGATCGACGACGTGTACTGGGACGCGGGTGCGGTGACGGCCGTCGACGGGGTGGCCTCGCCGCGCCGTGTGCAACTACTGCCGAACGCGCCCAATCCCTTCAATGCACGCACTTCGATCCGCTTCGAGCTCGCCACCGGGGGCACCTACGAGCTCGTGGTCTTCGACGACGCCGGGCGTCGCGTCCGGACCTTCCGGGGGCTGGGCACGGCGGGCCGCAACGAGATCGCCTGGGACGGCCGCGACGACGCAGGGGCCGCGGTGGCCTCGGGAGTCTACTACGCGCGTGTGGTCAGCGGCGACGCGGTGGCCACCGGGGCGAAGATGGTGCTCGTGGAGTAGCCTACGGACGTTTCGACGGAGACGAGGGGTGAGGGGCATGGCGCTCTCTCACCCTTCCGCCGCCCGCGCCTCGATCCCCGCTGGCGAGCCGAATCCCTTTCGCCTACCTTCCTCGCGTGGCCATGAGGCCGCAAAATCCTCGCCGATCCGCTGGAATCGATCGCCCGCTTCCGTCTGGAAGTGGGTTTTTTCGTATCCGGCCCGGCGAGGGCCTCGCCTCGGATCGCGAGACCGGGGGCGAGGATTCCCTGGCGGGACGCGACGTTCGAAGTTCATCGAACGGCTCGACCGCCTGTATCGACCGGCTCGGCCGGTGTTCTGGAGAGACGAC is part of the Candidatus Krumholzibacteriia bacterium genome and harbors:
- a CDS encoding FlgD immunoglobulin-like domain containing protein translates to TSNLAWPRSGELDMMEMGGKQTFRDLHDTHNGGAGTDDATVNEAVSANAIFYTDAAVNPDNPTGAASLSYDPNDQYARPYFDQVDGLVERFLVYRLYWDDTSLRFVVVDDGVEHDLFAAPFTIDTEADEFREPFYFLINCAVGGAFTDAAVLGEGGAPITMPLPAEMFVDYVRVYEWNGQGEVALGPPAFRQGSVGLYTETTPTVSELVPTESSEIYVWENTLQPGTIAPFEGDDVLAWRTNGTGWFGAGIMARQPLNVFDFGEGTLNFRVKMPANVTFEVGIIDAWGNQSYVEFPAFQTKYGLVRDGEWGQAMIPVSDIRGTAIDLRMLSYGFVILERNGTPAEFAIDDVYWDAGAVTAVDGVASPRRVQLLPNAPNPFNARTSIRFELATGGTYELVVFDDAGRRVRTFRGLGTAGRNEIAWDGRDDAGAAVASGVYYARVVSGDAVATGAKMVLVE